CCGAAATTCTGGGCGTGTAAGTAATTTTTCATCAGCGAATTGATCTGTTTTTGATATGCTGGCTAGACTCATAACAAGCTCTTATATATCATTACTTACATACAGTTTATGTAAGGTAATATCATGGTTAGACCTAGGGATGGGGATGAAATCAAGCGTACAATCGTCAGAAGAGGGGACAAATTCTACGCATATCAGATCACATCCGTGATGGAAAACGGTAAGAAGAAGACCGTTTCGACATATCTCGGAAGGGTAGATCCTGATTCCGGGGAGCTTTTGGCGAAGATTCCCGAAAAATCTGCGGAGAATCGCAGAAAAATCACGAAAGAGAAGGAGATCGCCATCCTCAAAGGAGTATCATCCAAGGAGTATGGAGCGACATACCTGCTGCACAGCGTGCAGCAGCGCATATCGCTCGGCGAGGACCTCATGAGGTCCTTCGGGAACTCGGGCAAGATCGTCATGGCAGCAGCCATGGCATATCTGATGGAGCCCGGAGCATTCAGGAACATAGATTCCACATTGGAGCGCACGTACATCCGCGAGTTTTACGACCTCAAGTCATCAATGGATTCCGGATCCATGTCTGAGTTCACCAAGAGGATAGGGGAATACGACCTGAACATAGATCGTTTCTTCGAGCTCAGGGTCAAAGGCTCGGATGGGCTGGTGGCTTGGGACACTACCACCAATGGAACATACTCGGAACTGGACCAGATGGCCGAGTACGTGGTCAACAACAAGGACGGCGAGGACATCAAGCAAACAAAAACCGGATTCGCAACGGACATGAGAGGTGTCCCTCTCATGTTCCGCCATTATCCTGGGACGATCTCGGATATCGCTACGGTAGACAGGATGGTGTCCGATATAGGAAGGTACGGGAAGGATGATGCTCTGTTCGTTTTCGACAGAGGATTCGTCTCAGGAGCCAATGTAAAGCATCTGCTGGACAGGGAACTCAGATTCACAGCTCCTGCCAACACATCATCCAAGGCCATAAAGACGCTTCTATCCAGATTCGTTAGGACCAGCGAGGCTGAGGATATGGTCCATGACGGTCACGCATACAAAGTATGGAAGACCGTGATCGGCCTCAAGGAGGCCGACCGTACCTCGGCCGACGGGTCGCAGGCATACTCGTTCACCGTGTCCGGCGAAGCCGGTCACGGCTCAGAAGGGAAGGTGAATGCATACGTCTGTTTCGATTCGAAGAAGTTCTCGGATGAGGTCCAGAACCACAAGATGATGCTGAACGATCTCAAGAAGAAGGCATCGGAGATGGACTGCAAGGATCCTGTCGCTAGGTTCAAGAAGATCGCAGGCAAGGCGATCAGGCACTTTGACGTTCAGGCCGATGGGAGGAAAGTCATAGTCACGGAGAAGCAGAACTCGATAACATTCGCCGAGAACCGTGCCGGGGTGTTCGTTATGCTGTCGTCTGAGGATCTGGACTGGAGCACTGTGATGACCGCTTACGACGCAAGGAGGCTGACGGAGCAGGCATTCGACTTCAGCAAGTCCGATGACCGTAGGCATCGGACTCCTGATAAGTATACGATGATAGGCAGGTCGTTCATCAGATTCGTCGCCCTGATAATGAAATGCGAACTCTGTGCGGAGATAAGGGAATCAGGGAAGAGGGAAATGTCCGTGGGCCAAGCGTTGGGCTATCTGAACACTATCAATTGTATGAGCTATGGCTCGTCATCGGCCCTGTCGGAGATATCGAAGAACTGCAGAGGAATCTTCGATCTTTTTAAGGTCGAAGTACCGAAGGAGCCGATGGCAGGCATGGAGCTATGCGACCTCATGCTGCTCACCGAGCCAAAAGGATGAATTACTTACACGCCCAGAATTTCGGATAGATTGCCGTCAGCCTCCGATCCGCGTCCGTGCCCCATCATCGCCAGTCCGCAGCCTTCAGAGAAAGCCTCCGGAAACACCTGGGGGAGCGTTCCAAGGAATTTCATCGCAGATCTCCTTGAACAGAGAAGCGGTCCGCAAAGACGCAGATCGGGGATTCTGTCCGAATATGTTTCGCATATCCTCTGGATCTGTCTGAATTGGTTTCCCGCGATCGGAAGAGCAGGCATGACGGCTATATCTTCGGACCCTTTTGAAATGCAGTCTTCCAGGGCTTCTTCCAGGCTCTGCGCTTCGATCCCGCGGGAGA
Above is a window of Candidatus Methanomethylophilaceae archaeon DNA encoding:
- a CDS encoding transposase → MENGKKKTVSTYLGRVDPDSGELLAKIPEKSAENRRKITKEKEIAILKGVSSKEYGATYLLHSVQQRISLGEDLMRSFGNSGKIVMAAAMAYLMEPGAFRNIDSTLERTYIREFYDLKSSMDSGSMSEFTKRIGEYDLNIDRFFELRVKGSDGLVAWDTTTNGTYSELDQMAEYVVNNKDGEDIKQTKTGFATDMRGVPLMFRHYPGTISDIATVDRMVSDIGRYGKDDALFVFDRGFVSGANVKHLLDRELRFTAPANTSSKAIKTLLSRFVRTSEAEDMVHDGHAYKVWKTVIGLKEADRTSADGSQAYSFTVSGEAGHGSEGKVNAYVCFDSKKFSDEVQNHKMMLNDLKKKASEMDCKDPVARFKKIAGKAIRHFDVQADGRKVIVTEKQNSITFAENRAGVFVMLSSEDLDWSTVMTAYDARRLTEQAFDFSKSDDRRHRTPDKYTMIGRSFIRFVALIMKCELCAEIRESGKREMSVGQALGYLNTINCMSYGSSSALSEISKNCRGIFDLFKVEVPKEPMAGMELCDLMLLTEPKG
- a CDS encoding sirohydrochlorin cobaltochelatase is translated as MKSLVIVGFGSSSQSLRARTFDPIEKEAAEEFPDRTICRGFIGKEVLERILSRGIEAQSLEEALEDCISKGSEDIAVMPALPIAGNQFRQIQRICETYSDRIPDLRLCGPLLCSRRSAMKFLGTLPQVFPEAFSEGCGLAMMGHGRGSEADGNLSEILGV